A DNA window from Streptomyces bacillaris contains the following coding sequences:
- the recN gene encoding DNA repair protein RecN has protein sequence MSVLEEMRIRSLGVIDDAVVELSPGFTAVTGETGAGKTMVVTSLGLLLGGRADPALVRVGAKAAVVEGRITVSEGDAVVARAEEAGAELDDGALLISRTVSAEGRSRAHLGGRSVPVGVLTELADELVAVHGQTDQQGLLKPARQRQALDRYAGDGVEVPHAKYAAAYRRLRAVAAELEELTTRARERAQEADLLRFGLNEVAAVEPLPGEDAELAAEAERLGHAEALASAAALAHTALAGNPEDPESVDATTVVAAAGQALDGVRAHDPALAALADRVGEISILLADVSGELAGYADQLDADPLRLAAVEERRAALTTLTRKYGEDIAAVLAWAQEGAGRLTELEGDDERIGELTAERDALRAELSVLGQTLTDARTEAAARFAEAVTEELASLAMPHARVSFAIRQTEAADEASGIDIGGRSVVYGPSGADEVELLLAPHPGAQPRPIAKGASGGELSRVMLAVEVVFAGSDPVPTYLFDEVDAGVGGKAAVEVGRRLAKLARSAQVVVVTHLPQVAAFADRQLLVEKTVDGSVTRSGVTVLEGEDRVRELSRMLAGQEDSETARAHAEELLATARKDG, from the coding sequence ATGTCCGTGTTGGAGGAGATGCGGATACGGTCGCTCGGAGTCATCGACGACGCGGTGGTGGAGCTGTCACCCGGCTTCACCGCGGTGACGGGTGAGACCGGCGCGGGCAAGACCATGGTCGTCACGAGCCTCGGGCTGCTGCTCGGCGGGCGCGCCGACCCCGCCCTCGTACGGGTCGGGGCGAAAGCCGCCGTCGTCGAGGGACGGATCACGGTGTCCGAGGGCGACGCGGTGGTGGCACGGGCCGAGGAGGCCGGGGCGGAACTCGACGACGGTGCGCTGCTCATCAGCCGTACCGTTTCGGCGGAGGGACGCTCCCGGGCCCATCTCGGCGGCAGGTCCGTGCCGGTCGGGGTCCTCACCGAGCTGGCGGACGAGCTGGTGGCCGTGCACGGCCAGACCGACCAGCAGGGGCTGCTCAAACCCGCGCGGCAGCGGCAGGCGCTGGACCGGTACGCCGGGGACGGGGTGGAGGTCCCGCACGCCAAGTACGCGGCGGCCTACCGGCGGCTGCGGGCCGTCGCGGCCGAGCTGGAGGAGCTGACCACCCGGGCCCGGGAGCGGGCCCAGGAGGCGGATCTGCTGCGGTTCGGGCTGAACGAGGTCGCCGCCGTCGAGCCGTTGCCGGGCGAGGACGCCGAACTGGCCGCCGAGGCGGAACGGCTCGGGCACGCCGAGGCCCTCGCCTCCGCCGCCGCCCTCGCGCACACCGCGCTGGCGGGGAACCCGGAGGACCCGGAGAGCGTCGACGCCACCACCGTGGTCGCCGCGGCCGGGCAGGCGCTGGACGGCGTCCGGGCCCATGACCCGGCGCTGGCCGCGCTGGCGGACCGGGTGGGGGAGATCTCCATCCTGCTCGCCGACGTCTCCGGCGAACTGGCCGGGTACGCGGACCAGCTCGACGCCGATCCGCTGCGGCTGGCCGCCGTGGAGGAGCGCCGGGCGGCCCTCACCACCCTGACCCGGAAGTACGGCGAGGACATCGCGGCCGTGCTCGCCTGGGCGCAGGAGGGCGCGGGCCGGCTCACCGAGCTGGAGGGTGACGACGAGCGGATCGGGGAGCTGACCGCGGAGCGGGACGCCCTGCGCGCCGAACTCTCCGTGCTGGGACAGACGTTGACCGACGCGCGGACGGAGGCGGCCGCCCGGTTCGCGGAGGCGGTCACCGAGGAGCTGGCCTCGCTCGCCATGCCGCACGCCCGGGTCTCCTTCGCCATCCGGCAGACCGAGGCGGCGGACGAGGCGTCCGGCATCGACATCGGCGGGCGGTCCGTCGTCTACGGCCCGTCGGGCGCGGACGAGGTCGAACTGCTGCTCGCCCCCCACCCGGGCGCCCAGCCCCGGCCGATCGCCAAGGGCGCGTCGGGCGGTGAGCTGTCCCGGGTGATGCTCGCGGTGGAGGTCGTCTTCGCGGGCTCCGACCCCGTGCCCACGTACCTCTTCGACGAGGTCGACGCGGGCGTCGGCGGCAAGGCGGCGGTCGAGGTCGGACGGCGCCTGGCCAAGCTCGCCCGGTCCGCGCAGGTGGTGGTCGTGACGCACCTGCCGCAGGTGGCGGCCTTCGCCGACCGGCAGTTGCTGGTCGAGAAGACCGTGGACGGCTCGGTGACCCGCAGCGGGGTCACCGTCCTGGAGGGCGAGGACCGGGTCCGCGAGCTGTCCCGGATGCTGGCCGGCCAGGAGGACTCCGAGACGGCCCGCGCCCATGCGGAGGAGCTGCTGGCGACGGCGCGCAAGGACGGGTAG
- a CDS encoding glycosyltransferase family 4 protein translates to MSQLRTVQVLGGGSAGSSAHVGSLAAGLVARGVQVTVCAPQAVDSAYGFGATGARFLPVPRRSDPAAVAALRAACTGADVVHAHGLHAAARTALALSGRTVPLVMTWHTRRYAEGARRQILHLLERRAVRAAAVVLAPSSDLVDRARLRGARDARLAPAAAPPPRSSCTPHEGKVRAELGAVGRPLLVAVGSLVPHHGFGNLLDAARVWRGLDPVPLVVVAGEGRDRSALQRRIRDEELPVRLVGSRDDVGELIAAADLAVLPSRWEGRSLLAQEALRLGVPLVATEVGGVPELVGEAAELVPFGNGEALARAVVRLLGDPGRCAWLAEAGREQAAGWPTEDDTIAHVLSVYDELAQPSPRPR, encoded by the coding sequence GTGTCACAGCTGCGTACGGTCCAAGTCCTGGGCGGCGGCAGTGCGGGCAGCAGCGCGCACGTCGGTTCGCTGGCCGCGGGGCTGGTGGCACGCGGGGTGCAGGTCACCGTCTGCGCGCCGCAAGCGGTGGACAGCGCCTACGGCTTCGGGGCGACCGGGGCCCGCTTCCTGCCGGTGCCCCGGCGCAGCGACCCGGCCGCCGTCGCCGCGCTCCGGGCCGCCTGCACCGGGGCCGATGTGGTGCACGCGCACGGGCTGCACGCCGCCGCCCGGACCGCCCTCGCGCTCAGCGGGCGGACCGTGCCGCTGGTGATGACCTGGCACACCCGGCGGTACGCCGAGGGGGCCCGCCGCCAGATCCTGCACCTGCTGGAGCGAAGAGCCGTACGGGCAGCGGCCGTTGTCCTCGCGCCCTCATCCGATCTGGTGGACCGGGCGCGGCTCCGGGGGGCCCGGGACGCGCGGCTCGCCCCGGCCGCCGCTCCGCCGCCGCGCTCCTCCTGCACCCCGCACGAGGGCAAGGTTCGGGCCGAACTGGGGGCGGTGGGGCGGCCGTTGCTGGTGGCCGTGGGCAGTCTCGTCCCGCACCACGGCTTCGGCAACCTGCTGGACGCCGCCCGCGTCTGGCGGGGGCTCGACCCCGTACCCCTGGTGGTCGTCGCGGGGGAGGGGCGGGACCGGTCCGCGCTGCAGCGGCGGATCAGGGACGAGGAGTTGCCCGTACGGCTGGTCGGGTCCCGGGACGATGTCGGTGAGCTGATCGCCGCCGCCGATCTGGCCGTGCTGCCCAGTCGCTGGGAGGGCCGCTCGCTGCTGGCGCAGGAGGCGCTGCGCCTGGGCGTGCCGCTGGTGGCGACCGAGGTCGGTGGTGTGCCCGAACTGGTCGGTGAAGCAGCCGAGTTGGTGCCGTTCGGGAACGGGGAGGCGCTGGCGCGGGCGGTCGTACGGCTGCTGGGGGATCCGGGGCGGTGCGCCTGGCTGGCCGAGGCCGGGCGGGAGCAGGCGGCGGGCTGGCCCACCGAGGACGACACCATCGCCCATGTCCTCAGCGTGTACGACGAGTTGGCGCAGCCGTCCCCGCGCCCCCGCTGA
- a CDS encoding PucR family transcriptional regulator, with translation MESQSGITVQRALELPGLRAGLPEVVAGADRLNRTVRWVHAGEVPNIASLLKGGELLLTTGLGLGTRPAEQRAFVRRLADRGIAALVVELGPRFSRLPASIVDAARAAGLPLVQLHREVPFVAVTEEVHTEIVNGHYALLQQAEEVHRRATRALLDGGGVPQVLGILADFTANPVFLETPDGQLLYAASTGTGPVGADPLQVWEGMRGDRAARESPPAGALLVDVPGGGPETGAVRARLVLLAVAGPLATVHRMAAERAAGLLAVVLMQARQEEELAARGRGDFLTDLAEGRITPEDAPAQARVLGFRPGDTPLLPVVMRLAPELSPSGNWALLARAVLEELASVGVPVLLGVRPVEGRVPLLLGLRSEGERAAVADRVAAALRAGVARAGLDRAGSQPPVVVVGVAGSWAAAGAGLRHAAETAAAAQGLDDRPWYDARRLDIDLLLWRLRDHPDLAAFVNRAIGPLREHDRTSRPPLLPTLQAYLAHAGRKAETARELHLNRQTLYNRLARIGELLGTDLDDPQTVLALSLALRARRHTT, from the coding sequence GTGGAGAGCCAGAGCGGGATCACCGTGCAGCGGGCGCTGGAGCTGCCGGGGCTGCGCGCCGGGCTCCCGGAGGTGGTGGCCGGCGCGGACCGGCTGAACCGTACGGTGCGGTGGGTGCACGCGGGCGAGGTGCCCAACATCGCCTCGCTCCTCAAGGGCGGCGAACTGCTCCTCACCACCGGCCTGGGCCTCGGCACCCGCCCCGCCGAGCAGCGCGCGTTCGTCCGCCGCCTCGCCGACCGGGGGATCGCCGCCCTGGTGGTGGAGCTGGGCCCGCGCTTCAGCAGGCTGCCCGCCTCCATCGTGGACGCGGCCCGCGCGGCCGGACTGCCGCTGGTGCAGCTCCACCGCGAGGTGCCGTTCGTCGCGGTGACCGAGGAGGTGCACACCGAGATCGTCAACGGGCACTACGCCCTGCTCCAGCAGGCGGAGGAGGTGCACCGGCGCGCCACCCGGGCGCTGCTCGACGGCGGCGGGGTGCCGCAGGTGCTCGGCATCCTGGCCGACTTCACCGCCAACCCGGTCTTCCTGGAGACGCCGGACGGCCAGCTGCTGTACGCGGCGTCCACGGGCACGGGTCCGGTGGGCGCGGACCCGCTCCAGGTCTGGGAGGGGATGCGCGGTGACCGGGCGGCCCGGGAGTCCCCGCCGGCGGGTGCGCTCCTGGTGGACGTGCCGGGCGGCGGTCCGGAGACCGGTGCCGTACGGGCCCGGCTGGTGCTGCTCGCCGTCGCGGGGCCGCTGGCCACCGTGCACCGGATGGCGGCCGAGCGGGCGGCGGGGCTGCTCGCGGTGGTCCTGATGCAGGCCCGGCAGGAGGAGGAGCTGGCGGCCCGGGGCCGGGGCGACTTCCTCACCGATCTCGCGGAGGGCCGGATCACCCCGGAGGACGCCCCCGCCCAGGCCCGGGTGCTGGGCTTCCGGCCCGGGGACACCCCGCTGCTCCCGGTCGTGATGCGGCTGGCGCCCGAGCTGTCCCCGTCGGGCAACTGGGCGCTGCTGGCCCGCGCGGTGCTGGAGGAGCTGGCCTCGGTCGGCGTCCCCGTGCTCCTGGGCGTACGGCCGGTGGAGGGGCGGGTTCCGCTGCTGCTCGGGCTGCGGTCGGAGGGCGAGCGGGCGGCGGTCGCGGACCGGGTCGCGGCGGCGCTGCGGGCGGGCGTGGCCCGGGCGGGGCTGGACCGGGCCGGGTCGCAGCCGCCGGTGGTCGTGGTCGGTGTGGCGGGGAGCTGGGCGGCGGCGGGCGCGGGGCTGCGGCACGCGGCGGAGACGGCGGCGGCGGCGCAGGGGCTGGACGACCGGCCCTGGTACGACGCCCGGCGGCTCGACATCGACCTGCTGCTCTGGCGGCTGCGGGACCACCCGGACCTGGCGGCGTTCGTCAACCGGGCGATCGGTCCGCTGCGCGAGCACGACCGCACCTCGCGCCCGCCGCTGCTGCCGACGCTCCAGGCGTATCTGGCGCACGCGGGCCGCAAGGCGGAGACCGCGCGCGAGCTGCACCTCAACCGCCAGACGCTCTACAACCGGCTGGCCCGGATCGGTGAGCTGCTGGGCACGGACCTGGACGACCCGCAGACGGTGCTGGCCCTCAGCCTGGCGCTGCGGGCCCGCCGCCACACCACCTAG